The region CCAAGCTCTGGAGCTTCACTCAAAGTACAATCGAGGTAAAGCTCGTTGTCGTATTGCGCTTTTGGAATGACCTGGGTCAATATGCGCATTAGGTGGCGTTGTTCCTGTTTGGCAATCTCTGGCGCTGTAAAGGTTTGTACCAGCGCAACACTGCCGGTGGTCGCCAGTGCAAAGGCGGTCAGGATCAGGCCGTTCTTTTTCATCGATGACAGGATCATGAGCTTGCTCCATGCCCGTAAGTACGAGGCTGCGTATAGTAATCAATCAAAGGTACCGCCATGTTCATGATCAGCACGGCAAAAGCGACGGCATCCGGGTAGCCACCAAAGTGGCGGATCAGATAAACCAATAGACCAATCAGCGCACCATAAATTAAACGGCCACGGTTGGTGGTACTGGCCGATACCGGATCGGTGGCAATAAAAAACGCGCCCAGCATAGTTGCACCACTGAATAGATGGAAAAGCGTACCCGCCTGTGCTGCAGGTGACAAAACATAGCCAATGCCGCTGCACACCGCCAGGGTCACGATAAATGCCACCGGGATATGCCAGTTAATGACTTTGGTTTTTAGCAGATACAAACCACCCAACAGGTAAGCCAGGTTAACCCACTGCCAGCCTTGCCCGGCATAGTCGCCGAACGCGACATTGTTAGTGGCTTCTGAAACAGTCAGATTTTGTGATACGGCCGTTTTCACATGGTCAAGCGGTGTGGCTGAGGTTGTGCCATCAATCACCTGACGCGCTTCTGCCAGCGGGATGCCCGACAGGGTTTGTTCGGTAAAAATGAGCACCAGTTGATCCACGGTTGACAGCGGCGTTGCCTGTATTTCGATAATGGGTGTCCAGCTGGTCATTTGCACCGGAAATGAGATCAACAGCAACACATAAGCGGCCATGGCGGGGTTGAACAGATTAAAGCCCAGCCCGCCATAGAGCTGTTTAACTATTGCAATGGCAAACACACAGCCAATTACGGTGACCCACCAGGGAGCCAGAGGCGGAATGCTCACAGCAAGCAGTACGGCAGTCAGCCAGGCACTGCCGTCACTGAGTGTTGGCCACACTGGGCGGTTGCGCAGTTTCATCATTGCGGCTTCGGTCGCGCTGACCGTTAACAGTGCCAGCAAGAGCTGAAACAGGGTGCCGGGGCCAAAAAAGTAACTTTGTACCAGAATACCCGGGATACAGGCGGCGATAACCGTCAGCATCAGGCGGCTGAGGGTTTTGTGGCTGTGATTGTGGGGCGATGAAGCCATGGTTAATTTCATGACGGATCATTTCCTTCTTGGTCTTCGGCTGCGGCCTGCTTTTTTGCTTTTGCGCGTGCAACAGCGGCTTTAATCGCGGCCTGACGTTTTTCTTCGGCGCTAAGCGGCGCTTCATGAGTGCTCTGAGGCGCGTCGCCAGGTTCTATACCTGTTTGTTGCTCGGCCTCTTTGGCGGCTTTCTTCGCCTTAGCACGGGCAATCGCAGCGGCAACGGCGGCCTTGCGGGGATCTTCCGGCTCAACGGGTGCCTCGACAAGTTCTGCGTCTGTTTGCTGCTCGGCTTCTTTGGCGGCTTTCTTCGCCTTAGCACGGGCTATTGCAGCGGCGACGGCGGCCTTACGGGGATCTTCCGGCTCAGAAGGTGTATCGCTAGGTTCTACGTCTGTTTGCTGTTCGGCCTCTTTGGCGGCTTTCTTCGCCTTAGCACGGGCAATCGCAGCAGCGACGGCGGCCTTACGGGGATCTTCCGGCTCAGAAGGTGTATCGCTAGGTTCTGCGTCTGCTTGCTGTTCGGCCTCTTTGGCGGCTTTCTTCGCCTTAGCACGGGCAATGGCAGCGGCGACAGCGGCCTTGCGAGGATCTTCCGGTTCAGCGGTAGAATCGGCTGGCTTAGCGTCTATTTGCTGTTCGGCTTCTTTGGCGGCTTTCTTTGCCTTAGCACGGGCAATCGCAGCGGCGACAGCGGCCTTGCGAGGATCTTCCGGTTCAGCGGTAGAATCGGCTGGCTTAGCGTCTATTTGCTGTTCGGCTTCTTTGGCGGCTTTCTTTGCTTTAGCACGGGCGATGGCGGCGGCCACAGCAGCCTTGCGAGGATCTTCGGCTCCTGTGTCGCTTTGCGACGGCGTCGCCTCGTTGTCCTGTTGGGCTGACTTTTTCGCCTTGGCGCGTGCAATGGCAGCAGCGACAGCGGCTTTACGCGGATCCTCTGCTGTGGCAGCAAAAGAGTCAGTCGCGTCATTTTGTTGTGCTGCTTTTTTAGCTTTAGCCCTTGCTATGGCGGCGGCAACGGCATCTTTGCGTGAGCCTTCTCCGCCGGCATGCATCTCAGGTGCAGCTTGTGCGTCTTTTTCTGCTTTGTACTGACGCGCTTTTTCTTTGCGCTTAGCACGCTCCAGTGCCACTTCTGAATTGTCCGGCTCCAGCGTGCCATCGGCCGCTTTTTTGGCTTTGGCCCGCTCAATCGCGGCTTGTACAGCAGACTGGCTGTCTTTTTTCTGTTTGACGCGCTCCATTGCGGCGCTGACTTTATCGCTTTGCTCTGCACTGCGGGTACTGCTGCGAGCTGAGCGCTTATGACGATTCTGACGTTCTTCCTGCTCCCGCTCGAGTCGTTCTTTACGTGCCTCAAAGCGTTCTTTAGCACGCTCTGCCTTCACTTTTTCGAGCTTTTGTTCGCGGATCTCGGCTTTGGCAACCCGATAATATTGCACCAGCGGGATTTCACTTGGACAAACATAGGCACAGGCACCGCACTCAATACAGTCGAACAAATTGTGCTCTTCCAGCTTGTCGTACTCTTTGCCTTTGGCAAACCACTGTAGTTGTTGTGGCAGCAGAGTTTGAGGGCAGGCATCAGCACAAGCGCTACAACGAATACATGCCTGCTCAGGGCCGGCAACGGCCAGCTCCTGGTTATCCGGTGCCAGAATACAGTTAGTGGTTTTTACGACTGGAATTCGTACCGTTGGCAGGGTAAAACCCATCATAGGCCCCCCCATGATAACTCGCTGTTCAGTTACAGGTTCAAAGCCCTGGCAAGTAAGTAAGTGCTTAATCTCTGTGCCTAGCAGTGCCCAGACATTTTGTGGTGTCTGGATGGTGTTTCCGGTCACAGTTACCACGCGTTCAATCAGCGGTTTGCCTTTGCATACGGCTTCGCTGACGGCAAACAAAGTACCGACATTCTGTACCAAAACGCCAACATCGGCAGGTATTCCACCGCTGGGGACTTCTTTAGAGGTCAGTACCTGTATCAATTGTTTCTCACCACCCGAGGGGTATTTCACCGGTAGACCGCGTATTAGGATTTTATTATTGTGAGCCGCCGCTGCGGTCATCGCCTGAATGGCTTCAGGTTTATTGGTTTCAATGCCAACCAGCACATACTCCGGATTTAGCAGGTGCTGCATAATCTCTATGCCCTGTACAATTTGCTCGGCATGTTCGCGCATGAGCAGATCATCAGCGGTGATATAAGGCTCGCATTCAACGCCGTTGACCACTAAAAATTCAACAGGTTTATGCTTTGCGCTGTCTGCTTTGACATAGGTTGGAAAACCCGCGCCGCCCATCCCGGCAATACCAGCATGGTGAATAATGTCGATTAATGCCTGGTTATCGAGCTGGGTGAAGTCCGGAACCGGCCTAAGTTCACACCAGCTGTCCTTGCCGTCCGGGGTGAGTACGATACTCAACTCAGGCAAAGCGGAAGGGTGTGCTGAAGGCATAGGTTTGATGTCACAGATCACCCCTGAAGTAGGGGCATGCACAGGCAATGACCAGTTTGCGCCCGGGCGGGTTAGTGCCTGACCTTTTAGTACGGTGTCCCCTTTATTTACCAGCAGCTGACCGTTGGCTCCAATATGCTGCTTCAGAGGTAGCACCAGATAGTCGGGCAGGGGAATACGACCAATACTCGCCTGATTTGACACAGATTTTTGCTCCGGTGGATGAATGCCACCGGGAAACTGCCACAGTTTACCGTGTTCAATTTGCTCAAGTAAAGTTTCCACTTAAACCTCTTAGTCGATTTGCTTTACAGGAATGGCGTCAATTTGCCACTTCCAGGTTTGGACGGTTGGTGCCACCGGGATCATATCAATACAATCGACAGGGCAGGGGTCGACACACAGGTCGCAGCCGGTACATTCGTCTGCAATGACGGTATGCATTTGCCGGGTCGCGCCGACGATGGCATCAACCGGACAGGCCTGAATGCACTTAGTGCAACCAATGCACTCATCTTCGCGTATATAGGCAACCTTTTTAATGGGCTCGGCTTCTTCGCCACCGGCCAGGGGTTTGGCCTCAACGCCCATTAAATCGGCCAATTTTTTCACCGTTGCCTCGCCACCTGGTGGGCATTTGTTTACGTCGTCCCCATTTGCAATCGCTTCTGCATAGGGGCGGCAACCAGGATAACCACACTGACCACATTGTGTTTGCGGTAAGATGGCATCTACCTGATCAACAATCGGGTTACTTTCAACGCGGTACTTAACAGCGGCGTAGCCGAGAATAAGGCCAAAAACCAGCGCCAGTGCGCCGATGGCAATAAGTGCATAAAACAGTGTCATCTTAGAACTTCACCAATCCAGAAAAACCCATAAAGGCCAATGACATCAGTCCGGCTGTGATCATGGCAATTGAGGCACCTTTAAACGGTGCTGGTACATCTGCGACGGCCAGACGTTCTCTCAGTGCGGCAAATAACACCAACACCAGTGAAAAGCCAACGGCCGCGCCGAACCCATATACTGCCGAACCAATAAAGGTGTGATCGTTTTTGATGTTGAGCAGCGCAACCCCTAACACCGCGCAATTGGTGGTGATAAGCGGCAAAAAGATGCCAAGTAAGCGATACAAAGTGGGGCTGGTTTTACGAACGACCATCTCTGTAAACTGCACAACCACAGCAATCACCAGAATAAAGCTCATGGTGCGCAGGAAAGTCAGATCCAGGGGAAGCAAAATGTACTGATTGACCAGGTAGCTGGTGACAGAAGCCAATGTCAGAACGAAGGTGGTCGCGAGTGACATACCAATAGCGGTTTCGAGTTTGCCTGAGACACCCATAAACGGGCACAAGCCGAGGAATTGCACCAATACAAAGTTATTTACCAGCACTGTGCCAATAAGCAACAGAATATACTCTGTCATGCTTGCCCCTTAGTGTGAATGAATTTACAGAGAACCAGAATAGACTGAGAATTCTAACAATTTCGGGCCTGAGATCACAGCATTTAGCCGGGAGAGAGGGGGAAAGTTTGTTAAAAATGGCTAGTAAAGTTGACAAAAGGGCGACAGACTCGCCCCTTTGTCATCAGAGTATTAAATTTCTTTTGGCTTTTCGATGTAGTAACCCTGAACGCCATCCAGACATAAGGTTTCAACTATGTGTTTTTCTTCCTGACTTTCGACTCCTTCGGCAAACACACTGACCCCGATGCGGTGAGCCAGGTCGACCATCAGACGCATAAAGTACTGGTTGTTTTTGTCCTCTTCCAGTCCCCGGGTATAGCTGGCATCCATCTTAATAAAGTCGGGTTTCAGGTCGCGGAAGAACTTAAAGGATGTGAGTCCAACACCGAACCGTTCAACGGTTATCCGAGCACCAACCCGGTGTACCATATCAATAAAGCGCTTACTGGCTTTGATATTCTGTTGCAATCCGAATTCGCTGACTTCAAAGATAAGCTTAGATGCCAGGTTGGCTTCTTTTAACAAGCGTCGCTCAAGCCAAATAACAAACTGGTCGCTGTGCGCACTGGAGGCGGTTACATTGATCCCGAAGAACTTCTCATTGAAATTGCGCGACTTAATCATCTCGATTGAGGTGTCGATGATGAGTTGATCAATTTCTACCGCCATTTCCAATTTCTCGGCCATAGCGAGGAAAGAGGCTGTGGGTAGCATTTGCCCGTCTTCGGTTTTAAAGCGTGCTTGTATTTCGGCATAGGCTTTAACATTTTTACCAATTGGCATAATGTTTTGCATCATTAGCATAACGCGACGGCTTTCAATGACTTCACGAATAACACGTCGCCAGTTTTGATTCCCGAAACCCGCGCCGACATTATTCACCAAATCGGTTTCGCGTTGTAGGTGCCAGGCGTTGGCTTGCTTGCTTTGTGCCATACTCATTGCGTTGTCCACAACGGATAGCAACTCGCCTAAGGGCTTGCCAGACTCATAAGGGACAATACCTGTGTTCGCAACCGAACTTAATTCCTGGTTTTGCTGATACTGTGTGAATCTGGCTTGCAGGGTTTCACCAAAGCGTTCAGCTTCTTTAGACGGGATATTAGGTAAGATAACCGCAAAATCAGAGCTGTTGAGACGGAACACCTGACTACCGGTGTAAGTACCGCTGACATGTTTGACGATGTCGGCAATCCCCTTAATATACAAATCGCCTTTCTGATAACCACGAGTTTGGTTAATCATTTGCAGTTCACTACAACGCACCATCGCCAGTGAGCCGAAACTCTTATCGCTGGCGGACTCAATTTGGTGTTCATAGTACTCAACAAACATATTGCGGTTTCCAAGTCCGGTCACCACATCTTTATAGGCTTCTTGCTTGATAGACTGTGCCGCAGACTTAATGTCTTCCTGCTTGCTCTTCAAAAAGTGGGCAAGGCGATTGAAAGAGGGCGCCAACTCAGCACCAAGTTCAGCCACTTTATTGGTGTTGAAATCCTGATCTATGCTTTCAGTTACTTGGTTTTGCGTAATATAGATGTCTACAGCATCGGCAACTGTCATACTCACATTGCGGTTGAGCTTGCGGTAAATTGTCTTCATATAGAAGATGGGTATAAAGGCCATCAGTGCGGAGATGATGGTCATGAAAACGAGCGCCTGCTGTAACAGTTCAGCCTGACTCTGCACATTGATCAAAAATTCAATTTTGATGTCTTTACTTTTATTAACCGCAAACTGAGGTCTGATAGAGTTTAGTGTGTCGGCAATAATGCCCGCTAACACTGGCATTTCGCTTTGGGTATTGATGTTTAGTACGGTTTGACCTGCAAAGTCGCGCACTATAAAGGAAGAAAACACATTGCCACTGCCAAGAGACAAGCGAATATGCTCTGGCGTGACATCTGCCATAGTTTTTTCCTGAATATAGTTACTTACCATACTCTGTGCATTTTGCTGGGCTCTGCTGACGGCGTTGTCAAAGCTACTTGCAATTAAGAAGCTACCAAGCGCAGAAAAAACAATCCAGGAAACGAGCTGGAGAAATATGAGTTTTTTAAAACCTGCCATTGTTATTCATCTACCTGAAACTGGGATTAAATTCCGTTCGTCGACTGACTTGCTTTAGCAGCATTTTTGAGGAGTGAAATAGCCGCCTAGAATGCCTGTAGGGTAGAGCATTCATTGGAAAAAGTCTAATATAATCGAACAATTGCCAATACAAAGAAAGCTGAGATTAAGTAAAAAGAAGGGAATGTAATGAGATGGCTCCCCCTCCCCGACTCGAACGGGGGACCTGCGGATTAACAGTCCGTCGCTCTAACCAACTGAGCTAAGGGGGAACAAAATGCTGTTACTCAAATTGGCTCCCCCTCCCCGACTCGAACGGGGGACCTGCGGATTAACAGTCCGTCGCTCTAACCAACTGAGCTAAGGGGGAACTTTTTGAGTAAATAACGATGAGCCAAAATAAGTGGCTCCCCCTCCCCGACTCGAACGGGGGACCTGCGGATTAACAGTCCGTCGCTCTAACCAACTGAGCTAAGGGGGAATCGTTTATATTGAAAGATTGGCTCCCCCTCCCCGACTCGAACGGGGGACCTGCGGATTAACAGTCCGTCGCTCTAACCAACTGAGCTAAGGGGAAGCATGTCTCTCAACGGGGCGAAATATTAATGACCGCTAGGCAAGGTGTCAACAATAAAAATCATTGAATTGTAAAAAATCAGTTCGTTCGTTGAATTAATGCTCGATTTGCCCCTTTTTTAGCTGCCTTTAAGCTATTTGGACCCCTTCTAATGAGAGAAGGGGATAACTAGTCAGAGTGGGACAAAGTTACGAAATGTATAATTTTTGATGCTTATGTCGTTATTTTGTTCGAAGCGAACTTTTTTTGCACTTTAACAGAGATCCGATTTGTCTGTGGTTTGAGATCCCGCGAAGATCGTGAAAATGATCGAATAACAATACAGTATAATTGGAATTTATTGCACAAAAATTACCCAATATATACAGAATTATTGCATATAAATGTTCTAAAATATATAAAGTCATTTTTTATCAATTGCTTAGGTGTTTTTTGGGGTCGTTGCTACCAATTTGCAATATTTTGATATTGGTCTAGCAGCGCTGGATCTTTCCTTGAAATGTGACTCGATCCAGATCGAATAAGCTGATGATCAGGTGCAAGGGCGCGATCCTTCATTTGGATCGCGAGCTAGGCCTTTATTTTTAAAGGCTGTGATAAGTTATCCACGGAATCTGTGGATAACATTGTTTATTAAACTTTAAAAAGTGCTACAACGCCATATATTCCGCGGCATAGCGACGATGCAAGTGTTTTGATGAAAAATAATTAGTTGTTACATTTCAAGTGGTTATTTAATTTGCACCATACTGGAACGAGAAATGCACAATATGACGGATTTATTTCGTCCTCGCCCCATAGATGTGCAAAAAGTGACCCGAATCAAGTTCTGTTTTTCTAAAAAACCAACTTTTTGCTAAAAATGTTTGAGTTGGTGTGAAATACCCCAATAAAACAATTTTTAATGCACTGCCAGGTATCCGCGAACTTAACCGCTTCACTCGTTTGTCGTCAAAGCAGGATATTGTCATGCGATGGCCGTTTTGGACTAAACCCTGGTAGCAGTGCCAAACGTAATACATAACAGCTGTTTAATCCGCACAGGCTGGATGTTTAATTAAGTGCATCATCGAAAGTGATCCATTAGAATACTCGCTTCCAAATGAGGTAAAGCAAACTATGTCCGCAGTTCGTCAATCAAATCCCGGTAGTGATATTCTCAATGGGTCAATCGTGGAAACGCTCAGACGTATGACCGTTCCCATGATTTTTGGCATGATCACTCTGATGAGTTTTAACTTAATCGACACTTTTTTTATCAGCTTACTCGGCACAGAGCCTCTAGCGGCTGTGAGTTTTACCTTCCCAGTAACTTTTACTGTTATTAGTCTTGCCATCGGGTTGGGTATTGGAACATCTGCGGTCATTGCAAAAGCCTTAGGTGCCAACAACATGGAAGAAGCTAAATTCGATGGCTTTGTTGCACTGCTGGTATCTGCGGTGATGGTGGCAATTTTATCAGCCATTGGTTACGCATCGATAGAGCCTATTTTTACCTTGCTGGGTGCCAGTGCGCAAACCATGCCTTATATCTATGACTATATTTCAATCTGGTTTGCGGGCGCTGTATTTCTGATTATGCCGATGATTGGTAACTCAATCCTCAGAGCCAGTGGTGATACGAAAACGCCAAGTTTGATTATGGGTTTGGGCGGACTGATTAACGCCATTTTGGATCCCTTGCTGATTTTTGGCTATGGTCCATTTCCTGAATTAGGTGTCAAAGGGGCGGCCATTGCCAGTGTGATTGCCTGGAGCGTAGGCGTAGTATTTATTTTATATCTGCTGGCAGTTAAGAAGCGTTTACTACAATTATCCAGTCCGCAACAGAGCATTGTTCAGGCGACCAGTAAAATATTAAAGATTGGATTGCCAGCTGCAGGGGCCAATATGCTCACGCCAATAGCGATGGCGGTCATGACGGCGATTATCGCCACGTATGGTGCAGAGGCCGTGGCCGCTTTTGGTGTTGGTAGCCGTATCGAATCCATCGCCAGTCTGGTGGTGTTAGCTTTGTCTATGACCCTGCCTCCTTTTGTCAGTCAAAATTTCGGAGCACAGAAATATCAGCGAGTTGAAGACGCATATCGTACCACTCTGAAGTTTGTCATGGCGTGGCAATTTGGTATTTATATATTGCTCATTACGGCTTCCCATTGGATCAGTCAGGCCTTTGGTGATGAACCACAAGTTGTCGAGATCATTAAATTATTTATCTATACCTTACCCTTAAGTTATGGCTTGCAAGGGGTAATCATCCTGACTAACTCATCGTTCAATGCATTGCATAAGCCAATGCGCGCATTAGTATTAAGTGTGGTTAGGTTGTTTGTCTTCTATATACCATGTGCCTATCTGGGTTCTCACTTTGCTGGCATTCAGGGGCTATTTATCGGTGCTGCATTTGGTAATCTATTTACTGCCATATTGGCGTATAAATGGTTCACCAGTACGTTAGCAGCAATGCAGCTAAGCACACGACAGGAGGAAGTGGTATGAGTGATGTATTTGACCTGGTTTCGGACTTTTCACCCAGTGGTGATCAGCCTACGGCAATAGCTCAGCTCTGTGACGGATTGGAAGCGGGTTTGGCCCATCAGACTCTGCTGGGGGCTACCGGAACTGGTAAAACCTTTACCATGGCTAATATTATCCATACCCTGAATCGGCCAACCATCATCATGGCGCATAACAAAACACTGGCAGCGCAGCTGTATGGTGAGATGAAAGAATTTTTCCCTAATAATGCGGTTGAGTATTTCGTATCTTACTATGATTATTACCAGCCAGAAGCTTATGTGGTGGCCAGTGACACCTTTATAGAGAAAGATGCGTCAATCAATGAGCACATAGAACAGATGCGTTTGTCTGCGACAAAAGCATTGCTGGAGCGTCGGGATACGATTATCGTTGCATCTGTCTCTGCCATTTATGGTTTGGGCGATCCAGATTCATATATGAAGATGATGCTGTTGCTTAAAGTGGGCGAAACTATGGAACAGCGCGCAATGCTCAGGCGTTTGGCTGAACTTCAGTATACCCGTAACGATATGGATTTTAGCCGCGGCACATATCGGGTCAGAGGCGAGGTAATTGATATCTTCCCCGCAGAATCAGATACCTATGCTATCAGAGTAGAAATGTTCGATGAAGAAATCGAGCGTATCAGCATGTTTGACCCACTAACCGGCGCTGTGGAAAAACACTTAGTTCGGGCCACTATTTATCCTAAAACTCACTATGTTACACCGCGTGAAAAAATTCTTGATGCGATTGAAAAAATCAAACTTGAGCTCAAAGAGCGGCGCAACAAGTTATTGACTGACAATCGGTTGATAGAAGAGCAAAGGGTCGCACAACGCACACAGTATGACATTGAAATGATGACCGAGTTGGGTTATTGCTCAGGCATCGAAAACTATAGCCGTTACTTATCTGGTCGTGCACCTGGAGAGCCACCACCGACCTTGCTGGATTATTTGCCAGATGATGCCTTGATGATCATTGACGAATCTCATGTCACCGTTTCACAGATTGGTGCCATGTATAAGGGGGATCGCAGCCGCAAAGAGAACCTGGTTGAGTACGGGTTCAGGCTACCTTCTGCCATGGATAATCGCCCACTGAAATTTGAAGAGTTCGAAGCGATTGCACCGCAGACTATTTATGTCTCTGCTACGCCTGGGGACTATGAACTCAATAGATCCAGTGGTGAAGTGGCCGAGCAGGTGATCCGCCCTACGGGGCTGTTAGACCCGGAACTGGAAGTACGCCCCGTGGCAACTCAAGTTGATGATCTCTTATCTGAAATTTATCGTCGTGTCGAGCTCAAGGAGCGTGTTCTGGTTACGACTCTGACCAAGCGTATGGCAGAAGATCTTACCGACTACCTCAATGACCATGATGTCCGGGTACGTTATTTACACTCTGATATTGATACCGTAGAACGAATGGAAATTATCCGGGATCTGCGCAAAGGAGTGTTTGACGTCTTGGTTGGCATTAACTTGCTACGTGAAGGCCTGGATATGCCAGAGGTTTCATTGGTTGCCATTCTGGATGCGGATAAAGAGGGCTTCTTGCGCTCAGCACGGTCACTTATTCAGACAATTGGTCGGGCTGCGCGGCACATCAATGGTAAAGCCATTTTGTATGGGGATTCGATCACCAAATCTATGCGTCAGGCAATTGATGAAACAGAGCGACGTCGAGCTATTCAGCATGCTTACAACGAAAAGCATGGCTTAAAACCGCAAGCCTTAGTGAAGAAAATCACAGATGTAATGGATTTGGGTGAAGAAGTCTCGGCAGAGCAGTCTAAAGTTATGCCGAAAATGTCGAAAAAGGCAACACCTTCTAAGCAAACACACAGTGTTGCTGAATTGACTGAGCAGATAAAGCAGCTAGAGTCTCAGATGATGCAATACGCACGTGAGTTGGAGTTCGAGAAGGCGGCTGCAATACGAGATGAAGTGCATCTGTTGCAGCAACAATTGCTGAAAAGTTAAATACAATAAAGCGCAGCAAGGGCTGCGCTTTTGGTTTTTATTTAGAAGCGGTAGCTGACACCTAAACCTAAGTTTGTTGTGTCCAGGTCACCCATATCCAGGTATTGAATACTGGCGTTAACCGACATCCCATTGTCCCAATCGTACTGCCAGCCGGCTTCTGTCAGGAAACTGATGCCATCTTCTTCAACCATGGTTTTGCCTTTGTAGCCAATTTCATAGTCGTAATAATGTG is a window of Pseudoalteromonas sp. R3 DNA encoding:
- the rsxD gene encoding electron transport complex subunit RsxD, producing MKLTMASSPHNHSHKTLSRLMLTVIAACIPGILVQSYFFGPGTLFQLLLALLTVSATEAAMMKLRNRPVWPTLSDGSAWLTAVLLAVSIPPLAPWWVTVIGCVFAIAIVKQLYGGLGFNLFNPAMAAYVLLLISFPVQMTSWTPIIEIQATPLSTVDQLVLIFTEQTLSGIPLAEARQVIDGTTSATPLDHVKTAVSQNLTVSEATNNVAFGDYAGQGWQWVNLAYLLGGLYLLKTKVINWHIPVAFIVTLAVCSGIGYVLSPAAQAGTLFHLFSGATMLGAFFIATDPVSASTTNRGRLIYGALIGLLVYLIRHFGGYPDAVAFAVLIMNMAVPLIDYYTQPRTYGHGASS
- the rsxC gene encoding electron transport complex subunit RsxC, yielding METLLEQIEHGKLWQFPGGIHPPEQKSVSNQASIGRIPLPDYLVLPLKQHIGANGQLLVNKGDTVLKGQALTRPGANWSLPVHAPTSGVICDIKPMPSAHPSALPELSIVLTPDGKDSWCELRPVPDFTQLDNQALIDIIHHAGIAGMGGAGFPTYVKADSAKHKPVEFLVVNGVECEPYITADDLLMREHAEQIVQGIEIMQHLLNPEYVLVGIETNKPEAIQAMTAAAAHNNKILIRGLPVKYPSGGEKQLIQVLTSKEVPSGGIPADVGVLVQNVGTLFAVSEAVCKGKPLIERVVTVTGNTIQTPQNVWALLGTEIKHLLTCQGFEPVTEQRVIMGGPMMGFTLPTVRIPVVKTTNCILAPDNQELAVAGPEQACIRCSACADACPQTLLPQQLQWFAKGKEYDKLEEHNLFDCIECGACAYVCPSEIPLVQYYRVAKAEIREQKLEKVKAERAKERFEARKERLEREQEERQNRHKRSARSSTRSAEQSDKVSAAMERVKQKKDSQSAVQAAIERAKAKKAADGTLEPDNSEVALERAKRKEKARQYKAEKDAQAAPEMHAGGEGSRKDAVAAAIARAKAKKAAQQNDATDSFAATAEDPRKAAVAAAIARAKAKKSAQQDNEATPSQSDTGAEDPRKAAVAAAIARAKAKKAAKEAEQQIDAKPADSTAEPEDPRKAAVAAAIARAKAKKAAKEAEQQIDAKPADSTAEPEDPRKAAVAAAIARAKAKKAAKEAEQQADAEPSDTPSEPEDPRKAAVAAAIARAKAKKAAKEAEQQTDVEPSDTPSEPEDPRKAAVAAAIARAKAKKAAKEAEQQTDAELVEAPVEPEDPRKAAVAAAIARAKAKKAAKEAEQQTGIEPGDAPQSTHEAPLSAEEKRQAAIKAAVARAKAKKQAAAEDQEGNDPS
- the rsxB gene encoding electron transport complex subunit RsxB, which codes for MTLFYALIAIGALALVFGLILGYAAVKYRVESNPIVDQVDAILPQTQCGQCGYPGCRPYAEAIANGDDVNKCPPGGEATVKKLADLMGVEAKPLAGGEEAEPIKKVAYIREDECIGCTKCIQACPVDAIVGATRQMHTVIADECTGCDLCVDPCPVDCIDMIPVAPTVQTWKWQIDAIPVKQID
- the rsxA gene encoding electron transport complex subunit RsxA, with product MTEYILLLIGTVLVNNFVLVQFLGLCPFMGVSGKLETAIGMSLATTFVLTLASVTSYLVNQYILLPLDLTFLRTMSFILVIAVVVQFTEMVVRKTSPTLYRLLGIFLPLITTNCAVLGVALLNIKNDHTFIGSAVYGFGAAVGFSLVLVLFAALRERLAVADVPAPFKGASIAMITAGLMSLAFMGFSGLVKF
- a CDS encoding EAL domain-containing protein, which gives rise to MAGFKKLIFLQLVSWIVFSALGSFLIASSFDNAVSRAQQNAQSMVSNYIQEKTMADVTPEHIRLSLGSGNVFSSFIVRDFAGQTVLNINTQSEMPVLAGIIADTLNSIRPQFAVNKSKDIKIEFLINVQSQAELLQQALVFMTIISALMAFIPIFYMKTIYRKLNRNVSMTVADAVDIYITQNQVTESIDQDFNTNKVAELGAELAPSFNRLAHFLKSKQEDIKSAAQSIKQEAYKDVVTGLGNRNMFVEYYEHQIESASDKSFGSLAMVRCSELQMINQTRGYQKGDLYIKGIADIVKHVSGTYTGSQVFRLNSSDFAVILPNIPSKEAERFGETLQARFTQYQQNQELSSVANTGIVPYESGKPLGELLSVVDNAMSMAQSKQANAWHLQRETDLVNNVGAGFGNQNWRRVIREVIESRRVMLMMQNIMPIGKNVKAYAEIQARFKTEDGQMLPTASFLAMAEKLEMAVEIDQLIIDTSIEMIKSRNFNEKFFGINVTASSAHSDQFVIWLERRLLKEANLASKLIFEVSEFGLQQNIKASKRFIDMVHRVGARITVERFGVGLTSFKFFRDLKPDFIKMDASYTRGLEEDKNNQYFMRLMVDLAHRIGVSVFAEGVESQEEKHIVETLCLDGVQGYYIEKPKEI
- a CDS encoding MATE family efflux transporter, which codes for MSAVRQSNPGSDILNGSIVETLRRMTVPMIFGMITLMSFNLIDTFFISLLGTEPLAAVSFTFPVTFTVISLAIGLGIGTSAVIAKALGANNMEEAKFDGFVALLVSAVMVAILSAIGYASIEPIFTLLGASAQTMPYIYDYISIWFAGAVFLIMPMIGNSILRASGDTKTPSLIMGLGGLINAILDPLLIFGYGPFPELGVKGAAIASVIAWSVGVVFILYLLAVKKRLLQLSSPQQSIVQATSKILKIGLPAAGANMLTPIAMAVMTAIIATYGAEAVAAFGVGSRIESIASLVVLALSMTLPPFVSQNFGAQKYQRVEDAYRTTLKFVMAWQFGIYILLITASHWISQAFGDEPQVVEIIKLFIYTLPLSYGLQGVIILTNSSFNALHKPMRALVLSVVRLFVFYIPCAYLGSHFAGIQGLFIGAAFGNLFTAILAYKWFTSTLAAMQLSTRQEEVV